In Balneolales bacterium ANBcel1, one genomic interval encodes:
- a CDS encoding T9SS type A sorting domain-containing protein, which translates to MLRITKLTVLMCLVGSLWAGKALAQDDPQYTVCPTDEDICEVEWIHDGDIIRDALRNTIANDEDRPEGRIYMLERGGIYINLNSIENDGYHLRIIGSMEGAGEAGDFGPPVIQMGARDDGSIEARMINIQDDITFKNVWFSTADEEGGTSAYAPMSVQASDIRMIIDNVIFERNNFAPIIVSGTGTKAYITNSVYRNYINTSQQWEGRGIMYEQGADTLVMENNTFFNIGHTVVQSEARPINYVLFNQNTTVNVGRTLNSGGIWQEAYFTNNLHINPAWHGEGSADYDAPGRDTDYTGWFTIGELPPQFGADLGRRIVYANSGHWRDPQFHEFYGDTVRAQPLFADTTAYWFREWDAMVEDANHWQNDPDLVSYRTPPEVDPNYRTLEDLVPEQWKVINRLRANNESSTWDDAWVWDPGRDFQDWSPAGFVYPLPEDFSYATEHDYYTAGTHGQPLGDLNWFPDAKANYEANRDAWVSDIEAKAGGEVDLEIVATLEAADASVSGSASLEEFDGFGWYFFGHGGIEWEFEVPDAGQYDLELLIHMENGGMRAVNMFVNDTEIHDLKGWGEYVFDTDDGVHAGIPTNSWTWASIVQDEIVEDGALTLHEGTNTVTVNAGWGEISVASLRVLPAGSSEPVAEMIAQEAAVESGTTYRGAAEMGGERLDFIPRNWQMIPVEDGSVSWNVDLASDGQYFVRLFYQSESGAQEATLTINGDDVITTALPADNAERQIFDSDIYAMNQGSNTVAFTSNSGDLTIEYAQIFSFSTATSSDSGPEVVDGFRLNQNYPNPFNPATQISFELPNAADVRLDVYNLIGQRVTTLVNEYRTEGTHQVTFDGANLASGVYIYRLQMGNHVAVRKMTLIK; encoded by the coding sequence ATGTTACGAATAACAAAATTGACCGTCCTGATGTGTCTGGTTGGATCTTTATGGGCCGGCAAGGCATTGGCTCAGGATGATCCACAATACACGGTCTGTCCGACCGACGAGGACATTTGTGAAGTCGAATGGATTCACGATGGTGATATCATCCGTGATGCCCTTCGAAATACCATCGCCAACGATGAAGATCGTCCGGAAGGCCGAATCTACATGCTTGAGCGGGGAGGGATTTACATCAACCTCAACTCCATTGAAAATGATGGTTATCACCTTCGTATCATTGGCTCCATGGAAGGCGCTGGTGAGGCTGGTGATTTTGGGCCACCGGTTATTCAAATGGGTGCCCGGGATGATGGTTCCATCGAAGCCCGTATGATCAATATCCAGGATGATATTACTTTTAAGAATGTTTGGTTCTCTACGGCAGATGAAGAAGGTGGAACGAGTGCCTATGCACCTATGAGTGTGCAGGCGTCGGATATTCGCATGATTATTGACAATGTGATTTTCGAGCGTAATAATTTTGCGCCCATCATTGTCTCCGGTACCGGCACCAAAGCATATATTACCAACAGTGTCTACCGTAACTACATCAATACCTCGCAACAGTGGGAAGGCCGTGGTATTATGTATGAGCAGGGAGCCGATACGCTGGTAATGGAGAACAATACCTTCTTTAATATCGGTCACACTGTCGTGCAATCCGAAGCACGCCCTATCAACTATGTCCTCTTCAATCAGAATACAACGGTTAATGTCGGGCGTACCCTGAACTCAGGTGGTATCTGGCAGGAAGCATATTTCACAAACAACCTGCATATTAATCCGGCCTGGCATGGAGAAGGAAGTGCCGATTATGATGCTCCCGGTCGTGATACCGATTATACCGGCTGGTTTACTATTGGCGAATTGCCGCCACAGTTTGGTGCCGATCTCGGACGTCGAATCGTCTATGCAAACTCCGGACACTGGAGAGACCCGCAGTTCCATGAATTCTATGGAGATACTGTTCGGGCACAGCCGCTCTTTGCCGATACGACAGCGTACTGGTTCAGAGAATGGGATGCCATGGTTGAAGATGCCAACCACTGGCAGAATGATCCCGATCTGGTTTCCTACAGAACCCCTCCGGAGGTGGATCCCAACTATAGGACCCTTGAGGACCTGGTTCCCGAGCAGTGGAAAGTGATCAACCGGCTTCGTGCCAATAACGAATCCTCAACCTGGGATGATGCATGGGTATGGGATCCCGGACGTGATTTCCAGGATTGGAGTCCTGCCGGATTTGTTTATCCGCTTCCCGAGGATTTCTCATATGCTACTGAGCATGACTATTACACCGCAGGTACCCACGGTCAGCCGTTAGGTGATCTGAACTGGTTCCCGGACGCAAAAGCGAATTATGAAGCCAATCGCGATGCCTGGGTGAGTGATATTGAGGCCAAGGCCGGTGGAGAAGTTGATCTCGAGATCGTTGCTACCCTGGAAGCTGCCGATGCTTCAGTCAGCGGTTCCGCTTCTCTGGAAGAGTTTGACGGATTTGGGTGGTACTTCTTTGGGCATGGTGGTATCGAATGGGAATTTGAAGTACCCGATGCCGGTCAGTATGACCTGGAACTTCTTATTCACATGGAAAATGGCGGTATGAGAGCTGTTAACATGTTTGTTAATGATACAGAAATCCATGATCTGAAAGGATGGGGCGAGTATGTCTTTGATACTGACGACGGCGTGCATGCAGGGATCCCGACCAACTCCTGGACATGGGCTTCCATTGTGCAGGATGAAATCGTGGAAGATGGTGCCCTTACACTTCATGAAGGTACCAATACGGTAACCGTCAATGCAGGATGGGGTGAAATCAGCGTTGCTTCACTCCGGGTACTGCCTGCCGGTTCCAGTGAGCCTGTCGCAGAAATGATAGCACAGGAAGCCGCTGTTGAGAGTGGAACCACCTACCGCGGCGCTGCTGAAATGGGTGGAGAAAGACTTGATTTTATTCCAAGAAACTGGCAGATGATCCCGGTTGAAGACGGAAGTGTTTCCTGGAATGTGGATCTTGCCAGCGACGGCCAGTACTTTGTCCGTTTGTTCTATCAATCCGAAAGCGGAGCACAGGAGGCTACACTGACAATAAATGGAGATGACGTGATAACCACTGCTTTGCCTGCTGATAATGCGGAACGCCAAATCTTTGATTCCGATATTTATGCGATGAATCAAGGTTCCAATACGGTTGCCTTTACTTCCAATAGTGGTGATCTGACTATTGAATATGCACAAATATTCAGCTTCAGCACGGCTACTTCCAGCGATAGCGGACCTGAAGTGGTTGATGGCTTCAGACTGAACCAGAACTACCCGAACCCCTTCAACCCTGCGACACAGATTTCATTCGAACTGCCGAATGCAGCGGATGTGCGTCTGGATGTCTACAACCTGATCGGGCAGCGGGTAACTACACTGGTGAATGAATATCGCACGGAAGGCACGCACCAGGTTACATTTGACGGAGCCAACCTGGCTTCGGGCGTATATATCTATCGTCTTCAAATGGGTAACCATGTAGCTGTACGCAAAATGACCCTGATTAAATAA
- a CDS encoding galactose mutarotase produces MKNLKRTRISASVLLLLLLAAGACTPDEQPGAEVREFGSLDDGTTADLITLVNAGGMELTVTNYGGIITRIMAPDRDGQLENVVLGFDNLDDYLGEHPFFGAIIGRYANRIAEGRFELDGEVYELATNDGPNHLHGGVDGFDRVLWEYELLDEQAVALRYLSEDGEEGYPGNLHVEVIYRLTDDNELEIHYEATTDQATPVNLTNHAYFNLTGDQTEGILDHLLTIDADRYTPVDENLIPTGELAPVAGTPFDFTSAEVIGARIDQVPGGYDHNWVLNPESGEVSRVARLHDPSSGRIMDVYTDKPGLQFYSGNFLDGTLFDPENRPIDRYAALCLETQFFPDSPNHDHFPSTILRPGETYRSTTVYRFGTE; encoded by the coding sequence ATGAAAAACCTGAAAAGAACAAGAATATCAGCCTCTGTACTTCTGCTGTTACTGCTTGCAGCCGGAGCATGCACCCCCGACGAACAGCCCGGAGCGGAAGTCCGGGAATTCGGCTCCCTGGATGACGGGACAACCGCCGATCTGATCACCCTCGTGAATGCCGGCGGCATGGAACTGACCGTTACCAACTACGGTGGTATTATTACACGGATTATGGCGCCCGATCGTGACGGACAGCTCGAGAATGTCGTTCTGGGCTTTGACAACCTGGACGATTACCTCGGAGAACACCCCTTTTTCGGAGCCATTATCGGCCGGTATGCCAACCGTATCGCCGAGGGACGCTTTGAGCTGGATGGCGAAGTGTACGAACTGGCCACCAACGACGGACCAAATCACCTGCATGGCGGTGTGGACGGCTTCGACCGCGTGCTATGGGAGTATGAATTGCTGGATGAACAGGCCGTGGCTCTTCGCTACCTGAGTGAAGACGGCGAGGAGGGATACCCGGGCAACCTCCATGTTGAGGTGATCTACCGGCTTACCGATGATAATGAGCTGGAAATCCATTATGAGGCTACCACCGATCAGGCAACGCCGGTGAACCTGACCAACCACGCCTACTTCAACCTCACCGGTGACCAAACCGAGGGAATCCTGGACCACCTGCTGACGATTGATGCAGACCGGTATACGCCTGTCGATGAGAACCTGATTCCCACCGGAGAACTGGCACCGGTTGCCGGCACACCGTTCGATTTCACATCCGCCGAAGTGATCGGTGCCCGTATTGATCAGGTACCCGGCGGTTACGACCATAATTGGGTATTGAACCCGGAATCCGGAGAAGTAAGCCGCGTCGCGCGCCTGCACGACCCGTCATCCGGACGCATTATGGATGTCTATACCGACAAACCCGGCCTGCAGTTCTATTCGGGAAATTTTCTCGACGGAACCCTCTTTGACCCGGAGAACCGGCCGATTGACCGGTACGCTGCCCTGTGCCTTGAAACTCAGTTTTTCCCGGACTCGCCCAACCATGACCATTTTCCATCCACTATCCTGAGACCGGGGGAAACCTACCGCTCAACAACCGTCTACCGGTTCGGAACGGAATAG
- a CDS encoding alpha-L-arabinofuranosidase C-terminal domain-containing protein: MLLISTSAIAQNRITVSADEELSKIDRHIYGHFAEHLGTGIYGGVWVGEDSDIPNTDGIRTDVLEALKKLEIPNIRWPGGCFADEYYWKDGIGPREDRPKRINTHWGMVIEDNSFGTHEFLRFTELLGAEPVIAMNVGSGTPREMQQWLEYMNYDGDSEMANLRRKNGREDPWGVKYIGVGNESWGCGGNMRPEYYADLYRRFATYTREYSGHELFRVASGFDLDKYWWTDTLMERAGDMMEGLSLHYYTVAGPEWEDKGPSMDFDEDRYFIGVQKALWLDRFIEGHSNRMDRHDPEKRVALVVDEWGIWTDPLPDTNPGFLQQQNSLRDALIASVSLDILNKHSDRVRMANIAQMVNVLQAVILTDGEEMLLTPTYHIFDMYRVHFDATLLHTHGEISDYEYNDEQIPTISHTISKSDDGRINITITNLHAREAQIADIDIRGQDVRRVTNGRLLTADEVDSINTFDNPDNVAIRDFTDYNLRNNRLSMTLPAKSVVVVTME; encoded by the coding sequence ATGTTACTTATATCCACCTCGGCTATCGCTCAAAACCGGATAACCGTAAGCGCCGATGAAGAGCTGAGCAAGATCGACCGGCATATCTACGGACACTTTGCCGAACACCTGGGAACAGGTATCTACGGAGGGGTCTGGGTCGGGGAAGACTCCGACATTCCGAATACCGATGGGATCCGGACCGATGTGCTGGAAGCACTGAAGAAACTCGAGATTCCCAACATCCGCTGGCCGGGAGGCTGCTTTGCTGACGAATACTACTGGAAAGACGGAATTGGTCCGCGCGAAGACCGCCCGAAACGCATCAACACCCACTGGGGAATGGTCATTGAAGACAACAGTTTCGGAACTCACGAGTTCCTGCGCTTCACCGAGCTTCTGGGAGCGGAACCGGTAATCGCCATGAATGTGGGCAGCGGCACACCCAGGGAAATGCAGCAATGGCTCGAGTACATGAACTATGACGGTGACAGCGAAATGGCCAACCTGCGTCGCAAGAACGGCAGGGAAGACCCCTGGGGAGTGAAGTATATCGGTGTCGGTAACGAAAGCTGGGGATGCGGCGGTAACATGCGCCCGGAATATTATGCCGATCTATATCGCCGGTTTGCAACGTATACGAGAGAATACAGCGGGCATGAGCTGTTCCGTGTAGCCAGCGGATTTGATCTTGACAAATACTGGTGGACCGATACCCTGATGGAGCGGGCAGGTGATATGATGGAAGGACTCTCCCTTCATTACTATACCGTTGCCGGTCCCGAGTGGGAGGATAAGGGTCCTTCCATGGATTTTGATGAAGACAGATACTTTATCGGTGTACAGAAAGCACTTTGGCTGGATCGATTTATTGAGGGACACTCTAACCGAATGGATCGTCACGACCCGGAAAAGCGGGTGGCACTCGTCGTTGATGAGTGGGGAATATGGACCGACCCGCTGCCGGACACCAATCCCGGTTTCCTCCAACAGCAGAACTCCCTGAGAGATGCCTTGATTGCATCGGTATCTCTTGATATCTTGAACAAGCATAGCGACCGCGTTCGAATGGCGAATATCGCGCAGATGGTCAATGTTTTGCAGGCAGTCATACTCACGGACGGAGAGGAGATGTTACTGACTCCGACCTATCATATCTTTGATATGTACAGAGTTCATTTTGATGCTACGCTGCTGCATACCCATGGCGAAATATCCGATTATGAGTACAATGATGAGCAGATTCCCACAATCAGTCATACCATTTCCAAGAGTGATGACGGGAGGATAAATATTACCATAACCAATCTGCATGCACGGGAAGCGCAGATCGCTGATATTGATATTCGCGGACAGGATGTTCGAAGAGTGACCAACGGACGCTTGCTGACCGCAGATGAAGTTGATTCCATAAATACATTTGATAATCCCGATAACGTCGCTATTCGGGATTTTACTGATTATAATCTGAGAAATAACAGACTGTCGATGACATTGCCGGCGAAATCTGTCGTTGTTGTTACCATGGAATAA
- a CDS encoding NUDIX domain-containing protein, with protein sequence MTIRKQYDNIDRFPVALDGIIFGFNREQLKLLLIKRDFEPEKGKWSLMGGFLKQDESLDEAASRILTRLTGLTDIYLEQLHGFGDINRDPVERTISIAYYSLINIHNHDKNLVKKYSAKWFPADDLPELIFDHQKMVDAAKSRLRYKAARQPVGFELLPEKFTLPELQQLYEAIYETSLDKRNFRRRILSMGVLVKTNEKQKGFSKKGAFLYRFDKEKYQKHGAPGNGSQLIFKPPND encoded by the coding sequence ATGACCATTCGAAAACAATACGACAACATTGACCGCTTTCCGGTAGCACTGGACGGAATCATATTCGGCTTCAACCGGGAACAACTGAAACTGCTGCTGATTAAGAGAGATTTTGAGCCGGAAAAAGGGAAATGGTCACTAATGGGTGGATTTCTGAAACAGGACGAGAGCCTGGATGAAGCCGCATCCCGCATTTTGACCCGGTTGACCGGCCTGACCGATATCTACCTCGAGCAACTGCACGGTTTTGGTGATATCAACCGGGATCCGGTGGAACGGACGATATCCATCGCCTACTATTCGCTGATCAATATTCATAACCACGACAAGAACCTGGTCAAAAAATACAGCGCCAAGTGGTTTCCGGCCGATGATCTGCCGGAACTGATTTTTGACCACCAGAAAATGGTCGACGCCGCCAAGTCCCGCCTTCGGTACAAGGCCGCCCGGCAACCGGTAGGATTTGAACTCCTTCCGGAAAAGTTTACGCTGCCTGAACTGCAGCAACTGTACGAAGCCATCTATGAAACCAGTCTCGATAAAAGAAACTTTCGCAGGAGGATTCTTTCCATGGGGGTACTGGTCAAAACCAATGAAAAACAGAAGGGATTTTCAAAAAAAGGGGCCTTTCTCTACCGATTCGACAAGGAAAAATATCAGAAACATGGCGCACCCGGTAACGGTTCACAACTAATATTCAAACCACCCAATGACTGA
- a CDS encoding ribulokinase, protein MADSNAHYVIGIDFGSDSVRSVLISTGGELISDSVHYYARWAEGAYCDSSENRFRQHPLDYLEGLENTIKGVLEKAPAGVREKVKAISVDTTGSTPVAVDKSGTPLALTEGFEENPNAMFILWKDHTAIREAEEINVLARKWDIDYTKYVGGIYSSEWFWAKILHTLREDESVRKAAWSWVEHCDWIPFELTGGTDVTNMIRSRCAAGHKAMWHEEFGGLPDQKFLTALDPLLDGIRDRLYQDTFTADKPAGTLSPKWAEKLGLSEDVVIGAGAFDAHMGAVGGEIEPYHLSRVMGTSTCDMLIAPYEDIGDKAVKGICGQVDGSVIPGMVGLEAGQSAFGDTYAWFRNVLMWPVKNALSESKVIDRETASRLAEELGKNLIRQVEDAAAETELKEDASGLVAVDWLNGRRTPDANQKLKAAIEGLNLGVDAPDIYRSLVEATCFGAKAIVDRFIEEGIPIKGIIGMGGVAKKSPFVMQTLTNVLNMPIRIVRSEQTCALGAGMFAATAAGLFDTVEEARNAMGAGFDKTYEPQPEQVAIYKKLYNRYRSLAATVEDRTASA, encoded by the coding sequence ATGGCAGACTCAAACGCACACTATGTTATTGGAATCGATTTTGGATCAGATTCGGTACGTTCCGTTCTCATTAGCACCGGGGGCGAACTGATCAGCGATTCGGTACACTATTACGCCCGCTGGGCTGAAGGCGCCTATTGCGACAGCTCCGAAAACCGGTTTCGCCAGCACCCGCTTGACTACCTCGAAGGTCTCGAAAACACGATCAAGGGCGTGCTCGAAAAGGCCCCGGCCGGGGTGAGGGAAAAGGTGAAGGCCATTTCGGTCGACACCACCGGATCTACCCCCGTGGCTGTCGATAAATCCGGAACTCCCCTGGCATTGACCGAAGGATTCGAGGAAAACCCCAACGCCATGTTCATTCTCTGGAAAGACCATACGGCGATCCGGGAAGCGGAGGAGATCAATGTCCTGGCCCGGAAGTGGGATATCGACTACACGAAATACGTGGGCGGAATCTATTCTTCGGAATGGTTCTGGGCCAAGATTCTGCATACCCTCCGCGAGGATGAAAGCGTACGCAAGGCGGCATGGTCGTGGGTGGAGCACTGCGACTGGATACCGTTTGAATTGACCGGCGGTACCGATGTGACGAACATGATCCGAAGCCGCTGTGCCGCTGGACACAAGGCCATGTGGCACGAAGAGTTCGGCGGACTGCCCGACCAGAAGTTTCTGACCGCGCTCGACCCGCTGCTCGACGGAATCCGTGACAGGCTGTATCAGGATACCTTTACCGCCGACAAACCCGCCGGTACACTCTCTCCAAAATGGGCGGAAAAACTGGGACTGAGCGAGGATGTGGTAATCGGCGCAGGCGCATTTGACGCGCACATGGGTGCCGTTGGCGGCGAAATCGAGCCGTACCACCTGAGTCGTGTTATGGGAACCTCCACCTGCGATATGCTTATCGCCCCCTACGAAGACATCGGTGACAAAGCCGTGAAGGGTATATGCGGACAGGTTGACGGATCCGTCATCCCCGGCATGGTCGGACTGGAAGCCGGACAGTCGGCCTTCGGTGACACCTACGCCTGGTTCAGAAACGTACTGATGTGGCCCGTCAAGAATGCGCTCTCCGAAAGCAAGGTGATCGACCGGGAAACCGCCTCCAGATTGGCGGAAGAACTTGGCAAAAATCTTATCCGCCAGGTGGAAGATGCCGCCGCCGAAACCGAGCTCAAAGAAGATGCTTCAGGCCTGGTGGCCGTAGACTGGCTCAACGGACGCCGAACCCCGGATGCCAACCAGAAGCTGAAAGCCGCCATTGAAGGCCTTAACCTCGGCGTAGACGCCCCCGATATCTATCGTTCGCTGGTTGAAGCTACCTGTTTCGGCGCCAAAGCGATCGTTGACCGATTTATCGAAGAGGGTATTCCTATCAAAGGCATTATCGGGATGGGCGGGGTTGCCAAAAAGTCACCTTTTGTGATGCAGACGCTGACCAACGTGCTCAATATGCCGATTCGGATTGTTCGCTCGGAGCAGACCTGCGCCCTGGGAGCAGGAATGTTTGCCGCTACCGCTGCAGGCCTGTTCGATACGGTTGAAGAGGCCAGAAACGCCATGGGCGCCGGTTTTGACAAAACCTACGAGCCGCAACCCGAACAGGTCGCCATCTATAAGAAACTGTATAACAGGTACCGGTCCCTTGCCGCCACGGTGGAAGACCGCACAGCATCGGCTTAA